From Caretta caretta isolate rCarCar2 chromosome 9, rCarCar1.hap1, whole genome shotgun sequence, one genomic window encodes:
- the BMP15 gene encoding bone morphogenetic protein 15 has translation MFGGGPFCSLWSLFLLAALLPLELSMGEEEKEPATLSALAGVSSLPLIQMLLEQVPSAWPCCRRKQLASGQPLRYMLNLYQNVADRSGRPRQNRKLGTNAVRLVRPFAKMRQPGAGPWYMQTLDYHLNIQPGSEHLVRATVVYSKTLLVAHAQLSCVVQLAGEAGVPKLSPPQRGKRNTLVSSRMDSWEERDITSHSLPWAWDSKKSQLLRLSHVCIWLGPADGSEPEVGWEETASMNDPFLLLYLNDTRKGLRAKTGKAGLKETPDGPVLSRKARQAGNLILDLPSYSQKTSTEKDECALHSFRVSFNQLGWDHWIIAPHRYNPKYCKGTCPRILRYGYNSPNHAIVQNFVNQLVDQSVPRPSCVPYKYSPISVLMIEQSGSILYKEYEDMIAESCTCR, from the exons ATGTTTGGAGGGGGCCCTTTCTGCTCCCTTTGGAGCTTgttcctcttggctgcactgctCCCCCTAGAGCTGAGtatgggggaggaagagaaggagccaGCTACCCTAAGTGCCCTGGCTGGGGTGTCCTCCTTGCCCCTCATCCAGATGCTGCTAGAGCAGGTCCCCAGTGCCTGGCCCTGCTGCCGCCGGAAGCAGCTGGCCAGCGGGCAGCCGCTGCGTTACATGCTCAACCTGTACCAGAATGTGGCAGACCGGTCTGGAAGACCCCGCCAGAACCGTAAGCTGGGCACCAATGCTGTGCGCCTGGTCAGGCCCTTTGCCAAGATGAGGCAGCCTGGGGCAG gtCCCTGGTACATGCAGACTCTCGACTACCACCTGAACATCCAGCCAGGAAGTGAACATCTGGTGAGAGCCACTGTGGTTTATTCTAAGACTCTGCTAGTGGCTCATGCCCAGCTCTCTTGTGTGGTTcagctggctggggaggctggggTTCCAAAGCTCTCACCCCCTCAAAGAGGCAAGAGGAATACCCTTGTCTCCTCTAGGATGgacagctgggaggagagggacaTCACTTCCCACTCTTTGCCATGGGCCTGGGACTCCAAGAAGAGCCAGCTGCTCCGCCTTAGTCATGTGTGTATCTGGCTGGGACCAGCTGATGGCTCAGAGCCTGAAGTTGGCTGGGAGGAGACTGCTTCCATGAATGACCCTTTCCTGTTGCTCTACCTCAATGACACTCGGAAAGGCCTCCGGGCCAAGACAGGGAAAGCTGGCTTGAAGGAGACTCCTGATGGGCCAGTGCTGAGTCGCAAAGCTCGCCAGGCAGGCAACCTCATCCTGGATCTCCCCAGCTACTCGCAGAAGACCAGCACTGAGAAGGACGAGTGTGCTCTCCACTCCTTCCGGGTCAGCTTCAACCAGCTGGGCTGGGACCACTGGATCATCGCCCCCCACCGGTACAACCCCAAGTACTGCAAGGGCACATGCCCCCGCATCCTGCGTTATGGCTACAACTCCCCCAACCATGCCATCGTGCAGAACTTCGTCAATCAGCTGGTGGACCAGAGTGTCCCCCGACCCTCCTGTGTGCCCTACAAGTACAGCCCCATCAGTGTGCTGATGATTGAGCAAAGTGGCAGCATCCTCTATAAAGAGTATGAAGACATGATAGCAGAGTCCTGCACCTGTAGATAA